From the Clupea harengus chromosome 15, Ch_v2.0.2, whole genome shotgun sequence genome, one window contains:
- the moxd1 gene encoding DBH-like monooxygenase protein 1 homolog has product MLELAFLGAFFLSTVRLTFSQESGYRHSAVLDANGKYRIKWKFDDTTVTFELEVETTGYVGFGFSSNGAMALSDIVIGGVSNGKPYLQDYFADPSRKVHRDAEQSYRLVYGTENATHTVLAFSRDLITCDPNDKDISASTVRVIWAYHEEDVRPSGPMYHGVNRGRKSLRLLNPGSGAAAPLGSASFDLQNDHVPVPSKDTTYWCRIFKIPEVQKKHHIIRIEPLIQRGHENLVHHILLYQCDSSLDETDLKRGHECFHPNMPDSFITCETVVFAWAIGGEGFSYPSHVGLSIGTSIDPVYVLMEVHYDNPTLQQGLLDSSGLRLFYTPKLRQYDAGVIETGVWVSLYHMLPPGMQDYVSEGHCTRECLQESLEHEMPSGVQVFAVLLHAHLAGRAIRTRHFRDHEELKPLAYDDEFDFNFQEFLPLSKERLLLPGDNLITECKYNTKGRVNMTWGGLSTRDEMCLSYLLYYPRINLARCESLPEINGQLKFIGVKEIQLPVRTWPFVIKSPKRYSNLSFTEAMDKFRWSKKRGKAFNEVVLQLPMNVRCSKWGQDEWSIQGMIVSPPEVRRDSRPTPTLCSPRSKVSSSSSSSQLPALTTLFYCCCLLSSALLCPSL; this is encoded by the exons ATGTTGGAATTGGCTTTTCTCGGCGCTTTCTTTTTATCAACAGTCCGTCTTACTTTTTCCCAAGAGAGTGGATACAGACATTCCGCCGTTTTGGATGCGAATGGAAAATACCGAATAAAATGGAAATTCGACGATACAACAGTAACCTTTGAATTAGAGGTTGAAACTACAGGATACGTAGGGTTTGGGTTCTCTTCTAATGGCGCGATGGCGTTATCGGATATAGTGATTGGTGGCGTGTCCAATGGAAAACCTTACCTCCAG GATTATTTTGCTGACCCCAGCAGAAAGGTTCACAGAGACGCGGAGCAGAGCTACAGGCTTGTGTATGGGACGGaaaatgccacacacactgtcctggcATTCAGCAGGGACCTCATCACTTGTGATCCGAACGACAAAGATATATCG GCTAGCACGGTGCGCGTGATCTGGGCCTACCATGAGGAGGACGTGAGGCCCTCGGGGCCCATGTACCACGGAGTGAACCGGGGGAGGAAGAGTCTGCGACTGCTAAATCCAGGAAgtggtgctgctgctccccTCGGCTCTGCGTCTTTTGACCTGCAAAACGATCAC GTGCCTGTGCCTTCAAAGGACACAACTTACTGGTGTCGGATATTTAAAATCCCAGAGGTCCAGAAGAAGCATCACATAATTAGA ATCGAGCCTTTGATTCAGAGAGGCCACGAAAACCTGGTCCACCACATTTTATTGTACCAGTGCGATAGCAGCCTGGACGAGACTGACCTGAAGAGAGGACATGAGTGTTTCCATCCAAATATGCCAGATTCCTTCATTACTTGTGAGACTGTTGTCTTCGCCTGGGCAATCGGTGGTGAG GGATTTTCATATCCATCCCACGTCGGTCTCTCCATCGGAACTTCTATAGACCCAGTTTACGTCCTGATGGAAGTCCACTATGATAACCCCACACTACAACAAG GATTGCTGGACAGCTCTGGTCTGCGTCTGTTCTACACGCCAAAGCTGAGGCAGTACGACGCAGGGGTGATCGAGACGGGGGTGTGGGTTAGTCTGTACCACATGCTGCCCCCCGGCATGCAGGACTACGTGTCTGAGGGACACTGCACCAGAGAATGCCTGCAAGAG TCCCTGGAGCATGAGATGCCCAGTGGTGTCCAGGTGTTTGCCGTCCTCCTCCACGCTCACCTTGCCGGCCGCGCCATTCGGACGCGTCACTTCCGGGACCACGAGGAGCTGAAGCCCCTGGCGTATGACGACGAGTTTGACTTCAACTTCCAGGAATTCTTGCCCCTGAGCAAGGAGAGGCTGCTTCTGCCT GGTGATAACCTAATTACAGAGTGCAAGTACAACACAAAGGGCAGAGTTAATATGACATGG gggGGCTTGAGCACCAGAGATGAGATGTGTCTGTCCTATCTGCTGTACTACCCCAGGATAAACCTGGCCAGGTGCGAGAGCCTGCCAGAGATCAACGGACAGCTAAAGTTCATTGGAGTCAAAGAGATCCAGCTGCCCGTCAG GACTTGGCCATTTGTCATCAAGAGTCCGAAGAGATACAGCAACCTCTCGTTCACTGAGGCCATGGACAAGTTCAGATGGTCGAAGAAAAGAGGGAAGGCCTTCAACGAGGTGGTGCTGCAGCTGCCTATGAATGTGCGCTGCTCCAAGTGGGGTCAGGACGAGTGGTCG